One Candidatus Symbiobacter mobilis CR genomic window, CTATGACACGATTCGCGGTGCCATCAAATTGCTGCCTGCGGCGCAGTTTCAGACCGAGTTGACCTACAACGGTTTCGTTCCCTACTGGCCTGGCGTCTCGGAATCGCCACATTTGAGCGATCTGCAGGAGGTCATGGGCCTCGACCTCCGTCGTGCACGCAAGATGTTGCTGGAGGAAGGCAAAGGCCCCTACTGGCAAGGAAAGTGCCTCCACCGCATCCTAAAGATGATGGAGGTTTTCGAGCAACAGGGCGATATGCAAGGGCGCGACAAGTTGCTTGCCATAGCCAAAGAGCGGGCTGCGGAATGGTTCCGGGGTGAAGGCAAGTCGTATTTCCTTTGGGATTCATCACAAGGCGCCATCGCCAGCTACCCTGAGGAGTACTACTTCGTCGAGCAGATGAATGACCACCATTTCGTCTATGGATACTGGATTCGCGTAGCTGCGGACATCGCCCTGCGCGATCCTTCCTGGATTGCCAAGGATAAATGGGGCAGCATGATCGACATCCTGGTGCGCGATATTGCAACGCTGGAGCGCAATGGCACCGATTTCCCCTTCCTGCGGAATTTCGACCCCTACGAAGGGCATTCCTGGGCTGCGGGTATTCCTCAGGATCCTTTTGGCAGCAACCAAGAATCCTCTTCCGAGGCAGTCAACGCATGGGCGGCCTTGATTCTTTGGGGGGAAATCACTGGCAATACCAAGCTGCGCGATGCGGGCATTTATCTCTACACCAATGAAATCAACTCCCTGTCACACTATTGGTTTGACCTGTACGGTCAGGTTTTTGCTCCCGAATACAAGAGCGCCGAAGCCAGCATTGTCTTTGCCGGAAAGTATGTACACAACACGTGGTGGACGTCAGAGCCTCGGCAAATCAAAGGGATCAATTTCCTTCCCATCACCACTGCATCCACTTATCTGGGACGCGATCCGCAGTACATCAAGCGCAGCCTGGGAACGTTGGAAGCCGAATCCAAAATCTACAAGGATCGTGGGTTCAACGTCGATCCCCCCGATATGTGGCAAGATATTTTTGCGCAAACCATGGCGCTGGCCGATCCTGACGAAGGACTCAAGTGGTGGAACAAGTGGGGAACGTATGAGTTGGGGGATACCCGCACCCATGCCTTGCATTACATGCTGAGCCTCCAGGCAATGGGTACGCCAGATTTCGAGGTCACTGCCAACACGGTGTTCTACAGTGTTTTCAAAGACAAAGAGGGGAAAAGAACCTACTTGGCATTCAATGCTGGTTCTGCGCCGATCGAAGTGAAGTTCAGCGATGGGCAAACCATGACGGTAGCCCCTGGAACTTTGGAAAAGAAAAAGTGATGGGTATCGGTGCCATAAAGTACGCATTCCGACGCACAGGCAGATTCATTGCAGCCAGCCTCCTGCTCTTCCCTACCGTGGTTCCTGTTTCGGCTGGCGAGGTGATGGCATCAGACAACCCTCCTGACGCAGTAGCCGGATTCGTATCCGGGCGCCAGGAGTGGGCTTTGGTTTGGTCTGACGAGTTCGATCGCGAAGGTTTGCCTGATCCGACGAAATGGACGTATGACGTCGATAGAAATGCAGCCGGTTGGTACAACCAGGAATTGCAGTATTACGCCCACGAACGCAAGGAAAATGCGCACGTAGCCAATGGGGTGCTTTCGATCACCGCACGCCGTGAACAACTGCGGTCCATGCCAGACTATGGGGGACAGGACTACACCTCGGCCAGATTGATGACCCGTAACCTTCCGGGCGGAGAATGGACGTATGGGTTCTTCGAGGTGCGAGCCAAGCTTCCGTGCAGCAGAGGGTTATGGCCTGCCATCTGGTTACTGGGGGTAGGCGGTGTCTGGCCCGATGATGGAGAAATCGACATCATGGAGCAGAAAGGCCTGACAGATGCCGACAAACTCTCGGTACAAGCTGCCCTGCACACCAAAGCCTATAACCATGCCGGGGGAAGCATGGGCAAAAGCCGGGAAGAAACGCATAGTGTCCCCACCGCCTGCACTGCCTTCCACAACTACCAGTTGCGTTGGACAGACCAAGACATCGTCATTGGCGTGGATGACGTGCCCTATTTCCATTTTCAGAAGCCCCACCATGCCAGACGTAGCGTCTGGCCATTTGATCGCCCGCACTATCTGCTGCTCAACGTCGCTGTTGGCGGTGTGCTCGGAGGCAAGGTGCCCCAGGAATTCGAGCACGACGCAATGCTGGTGGACTATGTGCGCATCTACAGTCTCTCCGTTGTCGAGAAAAAGCCGGATGGAGCCACCCCGGCTAGCGTTCCTGCATCAGGGGCGCAAGGGGCTGACACGCCTGCGATTTCACACTGACCCAGTCGCTTCACACTGACCCATTCGCTGATCTTCGTCTACGCCAACCCCTGTTCAGGTGCCTGCCTGCAGGGGTTTTTTGTTGCTGGCTGACCCTTTCCACTTCAGTGCTGCACCACCTGCGGATCGCACAGGTGTGCATACCGCCCTTGGCGGGCGAGGAGTTCCTGGTGCGTGCCGGATTCCAGTATCTGGCCATGATCGAGAACCACGATGCAATCAGCATGACGAATCGATGCGAGCCTGTGCGCGATGACCAGGGTCGTTCGCCCTCGCTGTAGGTGTGCCAATGCCTGCTGTACGTAGCGTTCCGACTCTTGATCGAGTGCGGCAGTCGCCTCATCCAGGATCAAGATCGGTGCATCCCGGTATAGCGCCCTGGCAATGGACAGCCGCTGGCGTTGCCCCCCCGATAGCAATCCCGCGTTGTGGCCTACGGGAGTGTGGATTTGTGCAGGGAGACTGCGTACGAAATCGGCCAAATGCGCCAACTCCAGGCACTCCCACACCCTGTGCTCCTCGACGGACTGCCCCAGAGCGATGTTCTCGGCAATGCTCACATTCAACAGGTTGACCTGTTGGCTGACGAGTCCAAACTGCTTGCGGAAGTGCGTCAGGTTCCATTGGCGGGTATCAATGCCGTCGAGTGCAATCCCCCCCGCATCCTGTGTCTGGAATCGCAACAAGGTGTGGATGAGTGTCGTTTTGCCCGAACCGGAAGCGCCGACGAAAGCCACCGTCTGCCCAGGTTGAATATCCAGGCTTGCCACAGACAGCGCGGGGGCAGTGTGGTCAGGGTAGCGCACGATCAGGTTCTCCACAGTGATCCGCCCCGTCGCACGGGCTGGCGCATGGGTACCCCCCGGTTCTTCCGGACGTTCTTCGATCAACGCCACCGCCCTTTGCAAGGCGACCCTGCTGCGTGTGAGGGAGCCTGCAATCTCGGACAGTTGCCGAACGGGGGAGATCATCATCAGCATTGCTGTAATAAACGCAACGAACCCGCCTACGGAAGTTTGGGCTGCGGAGCTTTGTAGCAACGCCACGGAGACAACGGCCGACAACGCCAGTGCAGCCAGCATTTGGGTGATGGGCGTCATGGCAGCGCCAGCCACGGTGGATAGCACCGCCAGTTTGCGCAGCCCAGCGCTGAGCTGGTCGAAGCGCCGCTGTTGCTGTTGCTGCGCGCTAAACAAACGGATATCGCGGTGGGCCAGCACGTTTTCTTCCACCACATACGCCAATTCGTCTGTGGCCCGCTGCGTGGCGGTAGTCAATTGGTGGACTCTGGCAGCCAAAGTACGCATAACCCACACGACGGCAGGCAATACGAGGCCGACGATCAGCGTGAGCTTCCAGTTCAGATACAGCAAATAGGCCAATAGCGCCAGCAGCGTGAGGCCATTGCGTAACAGACTGAGTAGCGCATGCACCAGGATCGTTGCGCCCTGATGCGCTTCAAATACGACGGTATTCGACAAGCTACTCGCGGTGCTTTTTCTGAACAACTGGAGGTCTGCCGCAAGCAGGCTGGAGAACATTTGCTGGCGTAGCGCCTGCAGCCCATGGTGCGAGAGGGATGTCAGCCCCACTTGGGTCAGGTAGCTCGCGCATCCGCGCACCCCAAACAGCAAGAGCAGGCTTGCAGGGACATACCACACAGGAATGCCGCCTTGCTGGAACCCCTTGTCGAGCAGCGGCTGCATCAACGCGGGAATGATCGGCTCGCAAGCAGCGCCTACCAATGCACTACAGATGACCAGTACCCACAACCCAGGGCGCTGTGTGAAGTACGGGCCAAACTGCTGCAATTGGGATAGCAATCCGGGTTGGCCGATGCCCTGCTGCGCGGGGCGGGATGTCAAAGGTTCAGGCTTGCGCATACTGGGGAATAACTGTCATGACTTTGCACAGACACCCTAAGAACCTATTCCAGTAGGGGCTACGCCATCGCATTGCACGCGGCGGCGGTGCTCGGAATCCTCATGTACTGTCAGTACATTCCGGTTCCTGCGCTCCGGCACCACGCACACTGCTTCGGCTCGCCTGCCTACTGAAATAGGTTCTACATCATGCAAGTCATGGCAGTCTCCCTCACCCCCCAACTCCTCTCCCGCTGGGCGAGGGGGGCTTCGAGAAGCCGCTTCGCGACTTGCACATGGAATAAGGGACGGCGAGGCTTTTCTACCCCAGCACTTCCACCACCCTCTCCCACTCGCACTCTTCCCCTGGCCCCAGGCGGATGGGGTAAAAGATTTCCGGGCTGACGACGTGGCTGGTTCCCCAGATGTTGAGCTTTTCCGGGGGGAAGGAGACGGTCTCGCGGATAGCCACCCCGGTGGATTCGTGACCAAGTTCCCAGAACGCCTGCGTGGTGTCGGCAGGAGGGTGGATCGCGCCAAAGAAGAAGGGTTCGGAGGGGGTGCCAACCCAGCGCATCGCATTGTTTTCAAAAACGACACAGCCTTCGACGTTGACCGTTTCCCCGAACGTGGCGGGTTCGGGATCGAAGGAGAAACGCAGCGTGTAATCGCGATTCAGCGGATGGTGGTCGACGGCGAGGAAGTGGTGGACATACTCGTTCGTATCGATCCGCTTCGTGCCAGTGTTGTGCAGCCGGTAGTGGATGCGCACTGCGGTATCAAGCACCGAGATGGTTTTGACAAGGGTGTAGGCATAGCCGCGCACGGTGGGCGCGGTGACGGTGAATACGGCACGGTCTTCGCTGCGCTGCACATCGAACTTTGCGGGGTCGACGGGGTACAGATGCGCAAAGCGGTATGGCTCCGCAGTCGCGCGTGTCAGCAGCCCGACACCGATCTTGTGGAATTTCTCGCCCACGGGGCAATCCACGTACCCCAGCGCCGTATCGATGCCAAACTCGTTGTACAGCCCGCGCCCGGCGTGGTGCAGCCACGTCAGGTCGAGGCTCTCGGTGGTGCAAAAGCTGTGTTTGCGATAGTGCAATTGGGTGATCTGCCCGCTCCAGTCGAAGCGCGCCCCCTGGTAGGCCGCACCGGGGGGGCAGAGTTCCAGCGTAAGGTGTGCGCTTTGCAATGTGAATTTCATGATTCGTCCTTCGTAGAGGGAGGAAAAAGGATGCGGTTCATCCGCCAAGAGCCAAGATAGCCCACCAATTCCGCTACAGGCTGCTGACTTTCAATGCGCTGATTGGTGTCGTCGTCTTCGGCTTGGCGGCCACGCGCAGCGAAAGGCCCCCGGCGTCCCGCTGGGGGTTGCCCAAGCTGGCACGCTGAGTATGCGTGCTGGCGTAGCGGGAACGCAGATCGTGGACGATCTGCGTCAGCGCATGGGTATCGCCGATGGTGTGTGCGTAGCGGTGCAGCACCAGGTACGCCGTGTCCAGCAGCTTGCCACAGAGGGTCTGTTTGCCGTGGGCGATGAGGTCTTCCACGGCAGCGCGAGGGTCGCCGTTGAGGCTGAGCGACAGCGCGTTTTCCGCAATCCGCAGAATTTGCGCGTTGGCCTGGCGCACCCGCTGCACATAGGGCTGGTGTACTTCGACTGCACCGGCCAGCAGCTCGCACAGCGCACGGGTTCCCCCAAAGCGCAAGGCCAACACGTCGACCACATCGTCGACTTCTTCGAGCCGAATCGCCTTGTCGGCCATCTGCGCCAGCAACGCCAGAAAATTGCACGCGGTTTCGAAGTCGATTTCGGGATCCTTGACGCGGCTAGACATGTCCCGCACCACTTGCAACACTTGGCCCACCTGGCCTTGCTCGATCAGCGCAATGGCTTCGACGATCTCGGCCTGGCGTTGCAAACGGATTTCATCGGGCTTGCGTTCGATCAACCGGGCAAAGTCGTCCCGGCAACGTTGCAGGCCTTTGCGGTCGGCGGTCTGTAGCCGGACAAACGCCAGCAGGACGAGGGTCTGGCAGTCGAACATCTTGGAATCCAGCCCCATGCGGGCGGTGCGATCCAAAAATTCCTCCGCTTCCTGGTGCTTGCCGCAGTAATAGCTCATCATCCCCAGGTTCTGCAGCCGGGTGATCGACGCCGGCGTGAGGGTGTTGGCCATTCTGTAAGTGGACAGGGCGGCATCGAATTTGCCCTGCTCGAACTGAGCGCGGGCCAGCACGTCGTAGGCATCGGCGTACTGGGGGTCTTCGCTGATGAGGTTTTCCATGGTGGTGATGGCCTTGCCCGTTTGCCCTTCATCGAGCTGGGCGCGGGCAATGCCCAGCTTGGCCCACGGGAGCGTCTTGGCTGCGATCACGGCTTGGTACAGCTTTTCCGCTTGGTCGAATTTGCCCACGCGCAGGAACAGCTCTGCCCCCACGCGCGCTGCGTACAACCAAAACCGCCCCCGAGATTGAAAGCGCTGCAGGCACAACATCGCTGCACGTTCGTATTCCTCGCCTTCGATGGCGGTAAAGATATCTGCCAGAGAGTTTTTGCGGATGCGCGCCTGCCGCAGCCGTTCCCCAAGCTGGGAAGCCTTGTGCGGCTTGAGCAGGTAGCCGTCGAGCGCGGATTCGGCGGCTTCGGCCACCTGGGTGTAGCTTGCTTCCCCAGTCACCATAATGAACACGGTGGAAAAAGGGAGCAATTGGTTGCGCCGTAGATCGTCGAGCAAGTCCTGCCCGGACATCGACTCTTGGCTGAAGTAGTGCTCGCACAGCACCACGTCGAAGGTGCGGTATTCCAGATGCTTGCGTGCGTCAGCCAACCGTGCGCACTGCACGATCGACGCCACGCCAAATTCCCGCAATTGCGCGACGAGGATCGACCGCGACGTAGGGTTGGAGTCGATCACCATCGCACGCGAGGACGACAAGTCATCCTCTGTGTCGATCATGTAGGTTTTGCGGTTCATTCTCCGGCGCGCGGTAGCCCCAAGTCTGCAAGACGTTTCTGGGAGCGGGGGGGCGGAACCATTCTAGGAGCCTGTCGGCATGGTTCCGCTCCATCACGCATCGCGGCTTTCGCCGCTACGAAGACGATCCTGCCTTGCCTTCGACCACGTCGCAAGCCAGGCACCAATCCACCCAGGCGTTGGCTTTGTCTGGGCATGCGCGTAGCAGGTAGTCCGGCGGGTAGCTCACGACGACTGGCACCCCGGCAAAGCGCCACACACGCTGGCGCAGCTTGCCCAGGGGGAGCCGGGATTGTTCCGGGGGAACTTCGCGCAGCAACACCTGCATGGCCAGCCTGCCCAGGCAGACGATGACCTTCGGCTGGACCAAGGCGATTTCCCTGCGCAAAAACGGTTCGCATTGGGCCAGTTCTTCAGAGGTAGGCGCAGCGGGAACCATCGGACGGCATTTGCGCACAGCCGTGACATACGCCAGCGAGCGCGACGGTATGTCGGGTACCGTCTGCAACGTGGCGCGCTGTGCGCCGACGGCGTGCAGGATCTGGTCGAGCAAGACGCCAGCATTCCCTGCAAAGGGAACGCCCAGCCTTGGCGCCCCGCTTTGTCCCCCATCCACGCACTCGTCGGGCAGATCCCCCACGACCATCCAGTCGCAAGCGGGCACTGTTCGGGGCGTCTGCCGCACCACCTGCCGTGCCGCAGCCGCACAAGCCTGACAGCCTGCCAGGGCTTGCGCCCAGGCCTCCCACGTCGCAGTGGCCACGTCCGGGGTCGGCGGGGTGTCAGCCTTCGCTGCCACCCGTTCGGGCGACAGCACAGTGGGTGGTTTCCGAGGGGGCGTGGGCCGGATGGCAGGGGTAGATGGGGTAGCAGGGGTAGATGGTGTGGCAGCAGATTGGGCCAGAGCGGGCTGGGGCCACCAGACGACGACACCCATTTCACGCAGCATGGCGCGGCGGCGGTCATCCAGATGCGCGCGCAAGGGAGTGGGGTTCATGGAGTGACGGGGTAGAGGTGCAAGTTCATCACGATGGCGTCTTCCATCGAACCATCGGGGCACGGGTAGTAGGCCTTGCGTATCCCCACGCTGCGGTACCCGTGGGTGCGGTAGACGTGGATGGCGCGCGTATTGCTGGCGCGTACCTCCAGCCAGATGTTGTAGGCGCCGGTGTCACAGGCCCATGCATCCACCGCGTTAAGGAGGACCCGCCCCCACCCCTGGCGCTGGTAACGCGGCGCGATGGCCAAGTCCAGCAAATGTGCCTCATCCACGCCAGACATGGCGACGACGAACCCCAGCAATGCATCGCCGTCCATCCAGCATTGCGCGTGGTACCCGCTGCGCAGACAGTCCAAAAAATGCTCTCGCGACCACGAGCTGGCATGGGCGCTGCACTCCAAAGCCAGCACGGCGTCCAACTGGTCCTCACGCATGGGGTGCTGCACCGGGGCTGCCCGGTCTGCATCGCCAGTCATGGTTTGGCCCGTTCCTGCGTCGTCAGCGCCACCTTGTCACGCACATACAGCGGCAAGGCTTGGTCGGCAGGCAAAGCCTCCCCGCGTGCGATGCGCTCTGGAGCCAGCCGCAGCAAGGCCAGCGCGGTGGGCAGGGCGTTGTGCCAAGGCGTGGCATGCGCCAGCCGCTCGCCATAGACGGCCAAGGCGTTCCCAGCCCACGCATCGCAATCTGCTTGCACCAGCTCCGGGCGTGCTAGTGCGATGGGGCTGCGCTGGCGCCACGCTGTCCCACTATGCTCATGGGGACCATCGCTGCCGTCGTAGCGATACACGGCGTGGTAGACCTCGTCCATGCGTGCATCAAGCATGGCGCAGACCGTGTACACGCCGGTATGCCCCAGGTTATGGCGTGCGGTTTCGGCCACGGCCAGCAGGCTGGGGATGGGCAGCACGGGCAGCGACAGCGCAAAAGCCAGCCCTTGCGCCACCGAACACGCCGTGCGCAGCCCGGTGAAAGCACCCGGCCCTGCGCCAAAGACGATGGCATCGAGGTCGGAAAACGCCAGCCCTGCCTGGTCCAGCAGGGACTGGATCGTCGGAATCAACGTTTGCGAAGCCTGCGCCCCCGCTGGCGCCTCGTGTTGCCAAGGCGGCGCGCCATCTCCACGCTGCACTGCGACGAATTGTGTTGGGGTACTCGTCTCGATAGCCAGCAGATGCATGGAGGGAATAGGGAGAAATAGGGAGGAATATGGGGGGAAATATGGAGAGTCAGGCGCGGGCATTATCGGCAGCGCCCCCTTTCTACAATTTCCCGCTTCACTCGCGTCGTAGGAGCGACAGAAGTCGCAATCCAGCGCCGAATGCGCAAACCCCGTTCCCCACAGTAACGCCGCCATCGCGACTTCTGTCGCTCCTACAACGTGTTCGGAAACGGTTGTTGCTCCATTGCCGGTATACCCCATGCCCAGACAGCTTTTCGTCACCACTGCCCTGCCCTACGCCAACGGCACATTCCACGTCGGCCACATCATGGAATACATCCAGGCCGACATCTGGGTGCGGTTTCAGCGGATGCGTGGCCATGCGGTCGATTTCGTCTGTGCTGACGACACGCATGGCGCGCCGATCATGCTTGCCGCCGAGGCCGCAGGGGTCACGCCGCAGCAATTCGTCCAAAACATCGGCGCAGGGCGCAGGGCGTATCTCGATGGCTTTCTCCTATCCTTTGACCACTGGCACAACACGGATAGCCCGGAAAACCATGCGCTGGCCCGCCAAATCTACCTGGCATTGCGCGACCACCCCGAAGGTTCGTTGATCGACGAGCGGACGATTGAGCAGTTCTACGACCCCCAAAAGGGCATTTTTTTGCCGGATCGCTTTATCAAGGGCACATGCCCACGGTGCGGCGCCCAGGATCAGTATGGGGACAACTGCGAGCAATGCGGCGCCGTCTACGCGCCGACAGATCTCGTCGCGCCCTATTCGGCGCTGTCCGGCATGACGCCCGAGCTGCGCCGTTCGCAGCACTTTTTCTTCCGCTTGTCCGACCCCCGCTGCGTCACTTTTCTGGAGCCATGGACGCAGCGCCTGCAACCCGAAGTCGCCCACAAGGTACAGGAGTGGTTCACGCAACGCACGCTGCCCGACGGGACGGTGCGCACGGGCCTCGACGACTGGGACATCTCTCGCGACGCCCCCTATTTCGGCATCGAGATCCCTGATGCGCCGGGCAAGTATTTCTACGTCTGGCTGGATGCGCCCATCGGCTATCTGGCCGCGTTGCAGCATTGGCTAGGGCTGCGCGGCGTCAACATCGACGCATACCTGGCAAACCCCGCGCTGGAGCAGTACCACTTCATCGGCAAGGACATCATCACCTTCCACACGCTGTTCTGGCCCGCCCTGCTGCATTGCAGTGGCCGCAAGGTGCCGGACAACGTTTTCGTCCACGGCTTTTTGACCGTCAACAACGGCCAGAAGATGAGCAAAAGCCGGGGAACGGGGCTGGACCCCTTGCGGTACCTCGAATTGGGGATGCACCCGGAATGGCTGCGGTACTACTTGGCAACCAAACTCTCCGCACGCAACGAGGACATCGACTTCACCCCCGCCGACTTCCTTGCCCGCGTCAACAGCGATCTGGTCGGCAAGTACGTCAACATCGCCAGCCGGGTGCTGGGGTTCGTACACAAGCACTTTGGCGGATGCCTGCCACAGGCGCCCGCGCAAGCAGACGATGCCTTGCCCTCTGCGGTGCGCACGTGCGCCGAAGAGCTGGCCACCTTGTACGAGCAGCGGGAATTCGGCAAGGCGATGCGCCGGGTCATGGAGCTGGCCGACCGCACGAACCAGCATTTCGACGCAGCCAAGCCGTGGATTCTGGCGCGCGAACAGCGCTCGGAAGAGTTGGGGGCCGTGTGCGCATCGACCCTCGAAGCCTTCCGGCTGCTGACAATCTACCTCCAACCCGTGCTGCCCGAGACGGCGCGCAAGGTCAGCGAATTGCTGCACATACCCCAGATGTGCTGGGCGGATGTCGATGCCACCTTGCCTGCCGGACACAAGGTGGAGCCGTACACGCATCTGCTACAGCGCGTGCAGCCCCAACAGCTCGAAGCCTTGTTTGAAACGCCTGGCAATGTATCGACCAAGGAATCGGCGAAGGAATCGACCCAAGCATCCACCAAGATTTCGGCCCATGCAGTAGCCCCTTCCACCCCGCCCTCTACCGCAACTGCCACCGCACCCACAACCATAACCACAACCACCATGGAACCACCCATTCTCCCTGGGGGCGAAGCCATCGCCCCGACCATCCGCATCGACGACTTTGCCAAGATCGACCTGCGCATCGCACGCATCGTCGATTGCCAGCGCGTGGAAGGCGCCACCAAGCTGCTGCAACTGACGCTCGACGTTGGCGAAGGGCGGATGCGCAATGTCCTCAGCGGCATAGCCAGCGCATACCAACCGCAGGATCTCGTCGGCAAACTCACCGTCGTCGTCGCCAACCTGGAACCACGCCAAATGAAATTCGGCCTGAGCGAAGGAATGGTGCTGGCCGCCAGCCACGCCGACAAAAAAGCCGACCCCGGTATCTATTTGCTAGAACCTACCTCCGGCGCGCAGCCTGGGATGCGGATTCGATAGCGGCGTCAAGCCTATTCCTCTGCACCTGATGGAACCCTAGCGCACAGCCTGGGCCGCAATGGCAGGAACCGCATCAACAGCGTAGCGCCGTAGCCCTGCCTGCGCCGCGCCAAGGGATGGCAGTCTGCTGCCTCGCCGGGGGGACTTCGGAGCAGAGCGCGACGAAGCGCACGATGGCTCCGTCATCGTCCCGGACTGCGGTGATCGTCCACCAGTGCAGGCATTCGGTCTGGTTGTTGCCGCGAATCCAGCATTCGCCGGCCCAGTGCCCGTCCTGGCACAGCGTCCGCCACAGCAAGGAATAGAAGCGCCGCGTGTGGCGGAGGGAACGGAAACGCCGCAAAGGCTGTTGCAACATGTCGGAACGGGAATACCCTGTCACACGCGCCAGGGCTTCGTTGCATTCGACGATGCGGGCGCGGGCATCGGCAATGAGGATGCCTTCCCGCATGGCGGTGAATACGCTGGCGACCAAGGCCAGTTGCTCCTCGACACGCTTGCGGTCGCTGATGTCGCTGATGACGACGACGAAACCATGTGCTTGCCCCGTAGGGTCACACAGGGGCCTGCCAATCACATTGGCCCAGAATTCGCTGCCATCCTTGCGGACGAACTTGCGATCTATCTGCACGTAAGGCACCTCTCCACGCACCATCGACAGCAATTGCAGGGGCCGCCGCGCCAGCTCGGTGGGCGTCACCAGCGATAGGTACTCCCTGCCCAGCAGCGCATCCATTGGGTGCCCGAACAGCTCGGTCATGCTTCGGTTGGCCTGGACGATGCGCCCCGTTTCGTCCATCAGAAAGATCCCGACGGGCGCCGTATCGGTGATTTGCCGCGTCAGCGTTTCGCGGGTCAGCAGTGCCTGGTGCGCCCGCTCGGCGTGCAGTTGCGCACGGGTTCGTTCGTCGATTTCGGCCCGGAGCGCGTCGTTGGCGCGGGCAAGCTGTTCGGTACGTTCCTGCACACGCGCTTCGAGTTCTTGCTGCGCCTGCGTCATGACTTCATTCTTGGCGCTAAGGGCAGACTGCGTCTCCAGCAAGGTGCGCGTCATGGTGTTGAAGGAGCGCGCAAGCTCGCCCACCTCGTCGTCCGTCACGGGGGCACGGGCATCCAGCCGTCCGGCGGCAATCGCCCTGGTCGTGCGTACCAGTGCTTGCAGCGGAAGCAGAATCGCCCGCGATAGCGAACGCGAGAACAACGCCGCACTGGCGATGGATAGCAGGAGGATGGCAGCCATCAGCCCCACAGTCAGGGATAACTGCCGTCGCAACGCTGCCACCACATCGGACTGGATGCGTGCGCTGCGCTGTTCGAGCATGTTGGATAGCCAAGACAGCGTGTGCTGGGTTTCTGCGCGTGCGTTGTGAAAGCGCACGAAGCTTTCCAGTACGTCGACATAAGTCGCAGCATCGCGGTGCAAGCGGAACAGCAACAAATCGCGCTCCGGGTGCCCGGAAACACGGTGGTTGTAGGCACGCAAGCGCTCCATGGCCTCACGCAAGTTTTGCAGGGCTTGCGCTGACGGATGCCCAGGGTCTGCCTGCAACGCCTGCCCCG contains:
- the rimI gene encoding ribosomal protein S18-alanine N-acetyltransferase, with translation MTGDADRAAPVQHPMREDQLDAVLALECSAHASSWSREHFLDCLRSGYHAQCWMDGDALLGFVVAMSGVDEAHLLDLAIAPRYQRQGWGRVLLNAVDAWACDTGAYNIWLEVRASNTRAIHVYRTHGYRSVGIRKAYYPCPDGSMEDAIVMNLHLYPVTP
- the tsaB gene encoding tRNA (adenosine(37)-N6)-threonylcarbamoyltransferase complex dimerization subunit type 1 TsaB, which encodes MHLLAIETSTPTQFVAVQRGDGAPPWQHEAPAGAQASQTLIPTIQSLLDQAGLAFSDLDAIVFGAGPGAFTGLRTACSVAQGLAFALSLPVLPIPSLLAVAETARHNLGHTGVYTVCAMLDARMDEVYHAVYRYDGSDGPHEHSGTAWRQRSPIALARPELVQADCDAWAGNALAVYGERLAHATPWHNALPTALALLRLAPERIARGEALPADQALPLYVRDKVALTTQERAKP
- the metG gene encoding methionine--tRNA ligase — protein: MPRQLFVTTALPYANGTFHVGHIMEYIQADIWVRFQRMRGHAVDFVCADDTHGAPIMLAAEAAGVTPQQFVQNIGAGRRAYLDGFLLSFDHWHNTDSPENHALARQIYLALRDHPEGSLIDERTIEQFYDPQKGIFLPDRFIKGTCPRCGAQDQYGDNCEQCGAVYAPTDLVAPYSALSGMTPELRRSQHFFFRLSDPRCVTFLEPWTQRLQPEVAHKVQEWFTQRTLPDGTVRTGLDDWDISRDAPYFGIEIPDAPGKYFYVWLDAPIGYLAALQHWLGLRGVNIDAYLANPALEQYHFIGKDIITFHTLFWPALLHCSGRKVPDNVFVHGFLTVNNGQKMSKSRGTGLDPLRYLELGMHPEWLRYYLATKLSARNEDIDFTPADFLARVNSDLVGKYVNIASRVLGFVHKHFGGCLPQAPAQADDALPSAVRTCAEELATLYEQREFGKAMRRVMELADRTNQHFDAAKPWILAREQRSEELGAVCASTLEAFRLLTIYLQPVLPETARKVSELLHIPQMCWADVDATLPAGHKVEPYTHLLQRVQPQQLEALFETPGNVSTKESAKESTQASTKISAHAVAPSTPPSTATATAPTTITTTTMEPPILPGGEAIAPTIRIDDFAKIDLRIARIVDCQRVEGATKLLQLTLDVGEGRMRNVLSGIASAYQPQDLVGKLTVVVANLEPRQMKFGLSEGMVLAASHADKKADPGIYLLEPTSGAQPGMRIR
- a CDS encoding PAS domain S-box protein, yielding MRIFFGSGRLRDRIRVGLGVLIALLVANALVASVATVVLVRQLHSQRQIDAILVGIEKVRVHTALYADTSDRSGAQRVFTELDALAQGVRAADPGQQDPQWTGMLPVLDDFRLHFQKYVVEADQLAALRSRTNLLGKRMAEHLHRGREADSDRLDDIAFDTAHTALLQLLWAGQALQADPGHPSAQALQNLREAMERLRAYNHRVSGHPERDLLLFRLHRDAATYVDVLESFVRFHNARAETQHTLSWLSNMLEQRSARIQSDVVAALRRQLSLTVGLMAAILLLSIASAALFSRSLSRAILLPLQALVRTTRAIAAGRLDARAPVTDDEVGELARSFNTMTRTLLETQSALSAKNEVMTQAQQELEARVQERTEQLARANDALRAEIDERTRAQLHAERAHQALLTRETLTRQITDTAPVGIFLMDETGRIVQANRSMTELFGHPMDALLGREYLSLVTPTELARRPLQLLSMVRGEVPYVQIDRKFVRKDGSEFWANVIGRPLCDPTGQAHGFVVVISDISDRKRVEEQLALVASVFTAMREGILIADARARIVECNEALARVTGYSRSDMLQQPLRRFRSLRHTRRFYSLLWRTLCQDGHWAGECWIRGNNQTECLHWWTITAVRDDDGAIVRFVALCSEVPPARQQTAIPWRGAGRATALRC